The nucleotide sequence GCATGTCGGTGCAGCAGATTTCTTCGGCCGAGAGGCCATCCGGGCCGGTCAGCAGCGCAGCGGCGAGCCCGCGGTGGGTCGCCGTGTAGACCGTCAGTTCCTCGAGCCAGGTCGCCAACTCGGAGACGGGGTCCTCGCCCGGTTGCGCGGCTGCCCGCGCACAGAGCTGCGCGACGCCATCGCGGAATACCGCCTCCAACAGCGCCTGCCGCGACGGGAAGTGCCGGTGCAGGGTCGCCGAGCCTACCCCCGCGCGCCGCGCGATCTCCTCGAGCGACGCCTGTGCGCCATCCCTGCCGACCAGCTCCGCGGCGGCCGCGACAATCCGCTCCCGGTTGCGTCGCCCGTCCGCTCGCAACGGCTTCACACGCTCCACTGCGATGTTCTCCTCAGGTGAACCTTCCTTGACAAACGGGGTACCCCTCCATATTCAACCACGAAAATAAACGGTGGGGTCCCCCACTTACGAAAGGAGCTGCCCATGAGCAGCACCGCTCCCGTTCTCGTCACCGCCGCCACAGGGCGGCAGGGCGGCGCCACCGCCCGGGCGCTGCTGGCCGAAGGCAGCACCTCGGTGCGCGTGATGGTGCGCAATCCAGAGGCGCCAAACGCCAAGGCCCTCGCGGCGGCTGGCGCCGAGGTGGTCGTCGGGGACCTCGACGAGCCGGCGTCGTTGCGCGCCGCCTGCGCCGGGGCGCGGGCGGTCTTCTCGATGCAGTCGCCGATCCTCTCCGCGACCGGTGTCGACTACAGCAAGGAGCGCCAGCAAGGGAGGAACCTCGTCGAGGCCGCGCTTGCCGAAGGCGTCGGGACGTTCGTGCACACCGCGACGTCCGGTGTCGGCGACCACCGCAACGTCGAGGGCTGGGCGGAGGGGCGCTGGAAGTCGCACGAGGAGTACTGGGAGAACAAGCTTGCCACCTGCGACCTCGTACGCAACGCGGGTTTCAAGAGCTGGACCCTCATCCTGCCCGCCACCTTCATGGATCAACCCATGTTGGATCCCGCCTGCTTCGTCGACGGGCGCCGGTTGCTCACGGTGATCAGGACCGACCTGCCCATCGCGCTGGTCGCGCCGGAGGACATCGGCAAGGCGGGCGCGGCGGCGATCAACGCTCCCGCGACGTTCAACGGAGTGACGCTGCAGCTCGCGGGTGACCTGCTCACGCTTCCTCAGGTCGCCGAGGTCCTCTCGCGCCTCGACGGCAAGGAGTACGTCGTCCAGTCCGGCACGGTCGAGGAGGCCGTCGCGGCCGGCCTGCATCCCGGCGTGG is from Pyxidicoccus trucidator and encodes:
- a CDS encoding NmrA family NAD(P)-binding protein is translated as MSSTAPVLVTAATGRQGGATARALLAEGSTSVRVMVRNPEAPNAKALAAAGAEVVVGDLDEPASLRAACAGARAVFSMQSPILSATGVDYSKERQQGRNLVEAALAEGVGTFVHTATSGVGDHRNVEGWAEGRWKSHEEYWENKLATCDLVRNAGFKSWTLILPATFMDQPMLDPACFVDGRRLLTVIRTDLPIALVAPEDIGKAGAAAINAPATFNGVTLQLAGDLLTLPQVAEVLSRLDGKEYVVQSGTVEEAVAAGLHPGVARGLTYMNVAPVLARPELARSYGLSPTSFETWARQRRELT
- a CDS encoding TetR/AcrR family transcriptional regulator; this translates as MERVKPLRADGRRNRERIVAAAAELVGRDGAQASLEEIARRAGVGSATLHRHFPSRQALLEAVFRDGVAQLCARAAAQPGEDPVSELATWLEELTVYTATHRGLAAALLTGPDGLSAEEICCTDMLLEVLNVLVARALSAGAIHAGVTTEDLMMLANAIAVANEDEPLTARRVLRLALTGLRP